In a genomic window of Sphingomonas koreensis:
- a CDS encoding ABC transporter permease yields the protein MIWRGFAGAFRTILSDRSALLLLIGSAILYSFFYPTAYSGEVPERMPVVSVDLDHSGSSRSLTTKLAAVQSARLVARLSSPDEAAKWIADRRASAAVVIPAGFEQRILRGEQGNVALYGNGAYLLRSSTALAGVGSAIGAFGLEAATGQAMALGAPAPPPLALIQRPLFNTREGYGSTIFPGVAFLIIHQTLLMGLALLAGTIRERHGMRRLAPATLLGVALAFFVIGCADVAYFTGFVFWFQDYPRAQGNIGVLLVSAAAFIAATVAGALALASFFRTRERPIQLWIVTSVPIFFLSGLSWPVEATPDWLAMLGRLLPTTPGIHLMVGVNQMGASLTEQWPELVNLLGLTLLYGTIAFLRLGRWGRREAEKGGPDSR from the coding sequence GTGATCTGGCGCGGGTTCGCCGGTGCGTTCCGAACGATCCTGAGCGATCGCAGCGCCCTGCTTCTGCTGATCGGATCGGCGATCCTCTATTCCTTCTTCTATCCCACCGCCTATTCGGGAGAGGTGCCGGAGCGGATGCCGGTGGTCTCGGTCGATCTCGATCATAGCGGATCGAGCCGGTCGCTCACGACCAAGCTCGCGGCGGTTCAGTCGGCTCGGCTCGTCGCGCGGCTGTCCTCGCCCGACGAAGCCGCGAAGTGGATCGCGGATCGTCGCGCCAGCGCTGCGGTGGTTATCCCGGCGGGGTTCGAACAGCGTATCCTGCGCGGCGAGCAGGGCAATGTCGCGCTATACGGTAACGGGGCCTATCTGTTGCGCAGCAGCACCGCGCTGGCCGGGGTGGGCAGCGCGATTGGCGCCTTTGGATTGGAGGCGGCGACCGGCCAGGCGATGGCGCTGGGTGCCCCTGCGCCGCCGCCGCTCGCATTGATCCAGCGGCCGCTGTTCAACACGCGCGAAGGCTATGGCAGCACGATCTTTCCCGGCGTGGCCTTTCTGATCATCCATCAGACACTGCTGATGGGGCTCGCGCTGCTGGCGGGCACGATCCGCGAACGGCACGGCATGCGGCGGCTGGCGCCAGCAACGCTGCTGGGTGTCGCGCTTGCCTTCTTCGTGATCGGCTGCGCCGACGTTGCCTATTTCACCGGCTTCGTCTTCTGGTTTCAGGACTATCCCCGGGCGCAGGGCAATATCGGTGTCTTGCTGGTGTCGGCGGCTGCGTTCATCGCCGCGACGGTGGCGGGGGCGCTTGCCTTGGCAAGTTTCTTCCGCACGCGCGAGCGGCCGATCCAGCTATGGATCGTCACCTCCGTTCCGATCTTCTTCCTGTCCGGTCTGTCCTGGCCGGTGGAGGCGACGCCGGACTGGCTCGCGATGCTCGGCCGCCTGCTTCCGACGACACCGGGCATCCATCTGATGGTCGGGGTCAACCAGATGGGGGCGTCGCTCACCGAGCAATGGCCGGAGCTGGTCAATCTCCTGGGGCTGACCCTGCTCTACGGAACGATCGCGTTCCTGCGCCTTGGCCGTTGGGGACGGCGCGAGGCCGAAAAGGGCGGGCCAGACAGCAGATAA
- a CDS encoding cytochrome ubiquinol oxidase subunit I, with amino-acid sequence MFEGFDPILLARIQFAFTVSFHFVFPAFSIGLASYLAVLEGLWLKTGKQLYLDLFKFWVKIFAVAFAMGVVSGIVMSYQFGTNWAVFSDKAGPIIGPLMAYEVLTAFFLEAGFLGVMLFGMNKVGRGLHFASTLAVSIGTLISATWILSANSWMHTPVGFEINAAGQFVPSGSWWTIVFNPSFPYRLAHTVIAAYLTTAFVVGAVGAWHLLKDRADPHARKMFSMAMWMAAIVAPVQIVAGDMHGLNTLEHQPAKVMAMEGHYQSHPDGAPLILFGIPNSAEKRVDYAVEIPKASSLILKHDANAPLAGLDTVAPQDQPPVGIVFWSFRIMVGMGMAMLCIGLWSLFARFRKRLYDWPLLHRAALVMGPSGFVAVLAGWVTTEVGRQPFTVYGFLRTAHSASPLEAPAVGASLIAFVLVYFAVFGFGTWYILKLMAKGAHRGEDAIDVDAPIRTAGITPGPAQRPEGKQ; translated from the coding sequence ATGTTCGAGGGCTTTGACCCGATCCTGCTGGCGCGGATCCAGTTTGCGTTCACCGTCAGCTTCCACTTCGTCTTCCCCGCCTTCTCGATCGGGCTGGCGAGCTACCTTGCGGTGCTGGAAGGGCTTTGGCTCAAGACCGGCAAGCAGCTCTATCTCGACCTGTTCAAATTCTGGGTGAAGATCTTCGCCGTCGCATTCGCGATGGGTGTCGTGTCCGGGATCGTCATGTCCTATCAGTTCGGGACCAACTGGGCGGTATTCTCCGACAAGGCTGGGCCGATCATCGGGCCGCTGATGGCCTATGAGGTGCTGACCGCCTTCTTCCTCGAGGCCGGCTTCCTCGGCGTGATGCTGTTCGGGATGAACAAGGTGGGCCGGGGACTGCACTTCGCCTCCACCCTCGCGGTCTCGATCGGCACGCTGATCTCCGCCACCTGGATCCTCTCGGCGAACAGCTGGATGCACACGCCGGTCGGGTTCGAGATCAACGCGGCGGGCCAGTTCGTCCCGTCGGGCAGCTGGTGGACGATCGTGTTCAACCCGAGCTTCCCCTATCGCCTAGCCCACACGGTCATCGCCGCCTATCTTACCACCGCGTTCGTCGTCGGCGCGGTCGGGGCGTGGCATCTGCTCAAGGATCGCGCCGATCCGCATGCGCGGAAAATGTTCTCGATGGCGATGTGGATGGCGGCGATCGTCGCGCCGGTTCAGATCGTCGCAGGCGACATGCATGGTCTCAACACGCTTGAGCATCAGCCGGCCAAGGTGATGGCGATGGAGGGCCACTATCAGAGCCACCCGGACGGCGCGCCGCTGATCCTGTTCGGCATCCCCAATTCGGCCGAAAAGCGCGTCGACTATGCCGTCGAGATTCCCAAGGCTTCGTCGCTGATCCTGAAGCATGATGCGAACGCGCCGCTCGCCGGGCTCGACACGGTCGCACCACAAGACCAGCCGCCGGTCGGCATCGTCTTCTGGTCGTTCCGCATCATGGTGGGCATGGGCATGGCGATGCTCTGCATCGGACTGTGGAGTCTGTTCGCGCGCTTCCGCAAGCGGCTGTACGACTGGCCGCTGCTGCACCGCGCTGCGCTGGTGATGGGGCCATCCGGCTTCGTCGCGGTGCTGGCAGGATGGGTGACCACCGAGGTCGGGCGTCAGCCCTTCACCGTCTATGGCTTCCTGCGCACCGCCCATAGCGCGTCACCGTTGGAAGCGCCCGCAGTGGGCGCATCGTTGATCGCCTTCGTTCTGGTCTATTTCGCGGTGTTCGGCTTCGGCACCTGGTACATCCTCAAGCTGATGGCCAAGGGCGCGCATCGCGGCGAGGACGCCATCGACGTGGACGCACCGATCCGCACCGCCGGCATCACCCCCGGACCCGCACAGCGCCCGGAGGGCAAGCAATGA